The sequence CTCTTGGGAGCTGATCTTCCCATATGGTTTGATTCTGGTTAAATCTACCACTTGCCTGGCAATTTGCTCACCAAATACCATAGAAATCAGCTTTTCACTCAAATCCGTATCTTCAAGAGTATCATGCAGTAAACTGGTGATGATCATATCGTTCCTGAAATATTTGGGCAATTCTAATGCAGTGTATTCGGCAACCATATACGCCACCTCTATCGGATGGGAATAATAAGGTTCGCCGGATTGTCGTATTTGGCTGCCATGATATTTTTTGGCATAATAGATACCTTTTTTAACCATATCAATATCTATAGTTCTAGGTTCTGTGAAGTTTTCTAACGAAGCCATATAAAAGCTCCAACAAATTGCAAAAAAGACAAGAAATCAGTAGCAGTTTTATCAAATCTCGAAAAAATTCGTCTAAAATGTTTAATTTTACCAAAAAAACATTCGATCGAATGACGTTCTTTATAGATATGTTTATCGTACTCCCTTTGCTGTTTTCGGTTCTTTTTTGATGGAATAACAGCTATACAATTTTGCTCTTCAAGCTGCTCAATAAAAGCATTGCTATCATATGCCTTATCGGCAAGGAGCATAGTATTTTTAATATCTTTAACCAATGAGTTGGCTTGTGTAATGTCATGTCTTTGACCTGCAGTTAAAATAAACTTTAAAGGATTACCAAGAGCGTCAACTAAGGCATGGATTTTAGTAGTAAAACCTCCTTTACTACGCCCTAAAGCTTCTTGATCTTGGCTATCTTTTTTATAACCTGCTGAGCATGCATGGGCACGAACTATAGTAGCGTCAATCATTGTTGATTCCATGTCAGGATTAGCTTGTACT comes from Candidatus Tisiphia endosymbiont of Nemotelus nigrinus and encodes:
- a CDS encoding HD domain-containing protein — encoded protein: MASLENFTEPRTIDIDMVKKGIYYAKKYHGSQIRQSGEPYYSHPIEVAYMVAEYTALELPKYFRNDMIITSLLHDTLEDTDLSEKLISMVFGEQIARQVVDLTRIKPYGKISSQEVLDLLFQQKKFDVAFIKIFDRIHNLQTISVKSPEKAKKIIKETIEYFIILCAYLEVPAAEQKLITLCYQNFSANQPASRDFGNNSQTLLSTFQNEIIRVRNK
- a CDS encoding IS5 family transposase, which translates into the protein MNYHIKIREWQQIIEILRKRKDIKTRNEDKLRRFIEAIWYITRSGCQWRLLPSVYGSWRAVHMRFKTWSNKGIWTDLFEQVQANPDMESTMIDATIVRAHACSAGYKKDSQDQEALGRSKGGFTTKIHALVDALGNPLKFILTAGQRHDITQANSLVKDIKNTMLLADKAYDSNAFIEQLEEQNCIAVIPSKKNRKQQREYDKHIYKERHSIECFFGKIKHFRRIFSRFDKTATDFLSFLQFVGAFIWLR